The uncultured Cohaesibacter sp. genomic sequence CAGGGTCGAACCGAAAGCCGAACAAATCCCCCGCCGCTTGCTCCAGGTCGCGCCGGTGCCGCTCGCACGCCAGCCGCACCCAGCGACAAGCCGGAATCACACCGCTTAGAATGTCGTCCACATATTGGAAGGCCGACGCGGTGCGTGGGTATAGCTCAGCATCGATTACAAGCGCGCTCATGCGCCCATCCCCGCAAAGGGATTGTCAGCATCCGGGAATAGGTCGCCTTGCCCTTCTGCAAGTCCGCGTTCATCGGTTGGCGATAGGCCAAGCGCTGCAGTCAGGTTGCGCCATTGCCGCCAAGTCTCGTTGAGCTGCGCCACTTCTGGCCGTGATTTATACTGCGTGCCATTGCGCCCAGAGACCGAATAAGTCTCGCCCTCTTCCTGCAAGGTTGAACGCAAGGCCCGCATGCGGATCAACGCGCGGCAATATTCGGCCACCGTGTCCACATAATAGGGCTTGAGCCTGCCTTGCTGTGCCAACTGTGGCGCGATCCTATCCCAGATTTGCGCTTCATATTCGGTCAGGTCGAACGGTTTCAGCGCCGCCGCGTCCCGTTCTGCACGCTCTTCATGCGTCAACCCGTCTGTTGCCTTCATAGGGACAACATTTTCAAGATCCGGTTTTCTGCCTCTAGCCATATCAACCCCAAGCGGCCTGCCCGGTTCGGGTGCAAGGAACCGGGCAGGCCTTTCCAGTCACAAGAAAGGGCCAGCAGTCACCCGCCAGCCCGCACATGATGGAATTGGATTTCATTTGGTTGATAAGTCGTGGTTTTCGGAGCAAATTAGCTAAAGCGTTTAAAGATCTAGCCAAGATTTTTACGGCAATCCTCCCAGATAGCTCTCACGATTTCTGTATCAGGATGCTCCTTGCCCAACACGCGCTCAAAGATTTCAAGACCCTGTCTATAAAGCGGCTCAGCTTCCTCATAACGGCCCTGATCATCTAGGTTAAAAGCAATATTGTTGTAGCTCGTGGCCGTTGATGGATGCTTCTTGCCCAACACGCGCTCGCAGATTTCAAGACCCTGTCTAAAAAGCGGCTCGGCTTCCTCATAACGGCCCTGCGCATGCAAGTTAGAAGCAACATTGCTGTAGCTATCGGCCGTTGATGGATGCTCCTTGCCTAACACACGCTCGCGGATTTCAAGCCCCTGTCTATAAAGCGGCTCGGCTTCCTCATAACGGCCCTGATCATCTAGGTTAGAAGCAACATTGTTGTAGCTCGTGGCCGTTGACGGATGCTCCTTCCCCAACACACGCTCGCGGATTTCAAGCCCCTGTCGATAAAGCGGCTCGGCTTCCTCATAACGGCCCTGCGCATTCAAGTTAGAAGCAACATTGTTGTAGCTCGTGGCCGTTGACGGATGCTCCTTGCCCAACACACGCTCGCGGATTTCAAGCCCCTGTCTATAAAGCGGCTCGGCTTCCTCATAACGGCCCTGATCATCTAGGTTAGAAGCAACATTGTTGTAGCTATCGGCCGTATCTGGATGCTCCTTGCCCAAGATACGCTCGCGGATTTCAAGCCCCTTTCTATAAAGCGGCTCGGCTTCCTCATATCGGCCCCGCGCATCCAAGTTAGAAGCAACATTGTTGTAGCTATCGGCCGTATCTGGATGCTCCTTGCCCAACACACGCTC encodes the following:
- a CDS encoding P27 family phage terminase small subunit — protein: MARGRKPDLENVVPMKATDGLTHEERAERDAAALKPFDLTEYEAQIWDRIAPQLAQQGRLKPYYVDTVAEYCRALIRMRALRSTLQEEGETYSVSGRNGTQYKSRPEVAQLNETWRQWRNLTAALGLSPTDERGLAEGQGDLFPDADNPFAGMGA